The window TTCAGGCCGGTCGCGAAGTTCGAGTAATGGTCGTCAACGATCAGGTCAGCGATGCCGAGGCTGTTGTGCTTTCTAAGGATATCGCCAAGAAGATTGAATCGGAGATGACCTATCCAGGGCAGATAAAGGTCACAGTCATACGTGAAACGAGGGCGACCGAGTTCGCAAAATAAGTTTGAGCTTAATCAATGTCTAAGATCAGGATTCTTGTTGTAGGAGATATATTCGGAAGACCGGGGCGGCAGATCTTTCACGATTTGCTTCCCGGCCTTATTCATCAACACCGTGTGGACTTTGTCATTGCCAATGGCGAAAACGCGTCAGGCGGGCGAGGTATCACGTCAAAAAACGCCGATGAAATATTGCAGAGCCCTGTTAACGTTCTGACTACTGGCAACCACATATGGGAGCATGATTCTATCAAGCCGTATTTTGAAACCCATCCGATACTTCGTCCGCATAATGTCGATAGTGCGCTCCCTGGTAAGGGATGGGGGGTCTTTACTTCATCCTCAGGCTGCAGGGTCTGCGTCGTCAGCCTGCAGGGATGCGTATTCATGGATGACAAGGGGATGAAGGCGATGAATCCATTTCAATCTATGGATACCTTGTTAAAGGAAATTTCGCCGATTTCAGACATCATCATAGTTGACTTTCATGCCGAGGCGACAAGCGAAAAAAGGGCGCTTGCTTGGCATCTCGATGGAAGGGTAAGCGCCTTGCTCGGAACTCATACCCACGTCCAGACCGCCGATGAAGAGATCCTCCCGAACGGGACCGCCTATATATCCGATATCGGCATGACGGGGCCGCACGCCTCTGTGATAGGGCTTGCCAAAGAGGTAGCAATTTTGAAATTCCTCACCGGTGAGAAGAAGAAGTTCAAGGTTGCGGAGGAAGGTCTGGCACTCAATGCTGTGCTATGTGAATTTTCCATCCAAACAGGCAAGGCCCTCTCCATAGAGAGAGTCAGGGCTACAAACTAGAACCATCATTCAGTGGTATTTCCGCGTTCATCAAAAAAGATTATTCTTGTTTTTTTCCCATCGTGGTTGATCATAGCAAGGTTGGGCATTGATGTGGCGAGCACCTTGTCACCATAAGAGAGATTGTAATTGAATGTGAGCGGGGAAAACTCTAGAAAGTGATTGATCACAGTTCCGTCATTTGCATCCACCACATCCAGGGTAGTTCCCCGGTGTATGGGTGCAGAAACATAGATTTTGTCACTACCGTTTGTTGTCAAACCAAACGGGATGGAGGTTGGCAACCCTCTACTATTTATCTTGATTGGAAATGTAGCCCATGTCATAGGAAGGTCCCATAGAATCATACCGTCGGGGCTAAGGCTGGACACGCTCAACGAGACCTCTTCCTCAAGGTATGTAGCTATGATATTGTCATTAAGGCACTCAAGGGAGTTGATAACGGAGGGATGATCTTTCGAGCGCAGAAGGTCAACGGCGTTGTTGATGAGATCTGGCTCTCCGATATTATCTGGACCTTCTACAGGGATTATGAAGGACATGTAACCATTATCAGTGTCGTAGCTCGCAGCTGCTGCGTAGTACGTGCCATCGCAGTATTGCAGATCCATTATTCCGCAGCTATTATCACCATCGTGAGTCCCACAAACTGGTTTTACCTCAACCTCATTATTAAGGTCGAGATCGGCGACTAGGATGTAAGCACCGTTGCGCTTTGTTCCAGCAGGATCATCAGGCATTTCGACGGTCATTGGGATGTAGAGCTTATCTCCGAATATTCGCATATTTGGTAGGCCTACGAATCCTTTATCATTCCAGGGGGCGTAGGAATGGTTCATACCAACAACTGGAAGTGTTTTTTTGAATTGGAGAGCGTTGCCATCATACTCAAGCTTGTGCAAGTAGTAACTAGACTCATCGCCGCCTTTCTCTCTCTGATGACCGAGTGCATAGATAGCGCTGTCCTTATCTACCACGATTGACGTAATTGAGTTAAATTCATAGTTAATAGGGCCCGGCGCGATAGCAGGTCCGCCAGTGGTATTTTCCGGTTGGATCAGTTGCTCAAGCTTCCACTTGAATGAATTCTCGTCGAATCCAACTATCCCTATCATTGGGGTGAGCTCTTCAGGATCTCTATCAGCATTGTTTCCGGCAACTACGAATTTATCACCTATTGAACTGACCACAGGCAGAAAGTGATTTGATATGGTCAACGCTCCCGCCTTTGCAGCTCTGAAGCTTAGAGTATTTTTCTGTTCTCCAAGTTTTTGATAGATCCCGTCGGCAATGAAGAGAAAATCGGATGTCATTTGCAAATCGTATTCGCGATATGGTTCGAGAAGAGAGAGGGTTTCGATCGTCATCTGATAGGCCCCAAGTTCCTCTCTGTAGTCTATCCCACTCCTAAATGGGATCTCCTCGCCATTGCTCTTTTTGGTAATTTTAATCCCTTCCGAGGAATGATCGAGAAGGGTAACTATCGGTGTGAATGTGATTACCATATGTCCGTCGAGCGTGAGGATGGAGCCATCCGATGGCATGAAGGAGGTCACCAGCTGATCGAAGCTGTACGAGGTCATCTGTGCATTTTCTATGGTGTTCGGAGATGAAATTCCGGAAATCAGCTGACATGATTGGCT of the Myxococcales bacterium genome contains:
- a CDS encoding TIGR00282 family metallophosphoesterase, whose product is MRILVVGDIFGRPGRQIFHDLLPGLIHQHRVDFVIANGENASGGRGITSKNADEILQSPVNVLTTGNHIWEHDSIKPYFETHPILRPHNVDSALPGKGWGVFTSSSGCRVCVVSLQGCVFMDDKGMKAMNPFQSMDTLLKEISPISDIIIVDFHAEATSEKRALAWHLDGRVSALLGTHTHVQTADEEILPNGTAYISDIGMTGPHASVIGLAKEVAILKFLTGEKKKFKVAEEGLALNAVLCEFSIQTGKALSIERVRATN